The DNA region ACGGGCCGCGCCCTGGCCCTGGGCAGTTCCGAGTTCGGGGCCCACGCCCCGGCCTTCACCCTCCTGCCCGGCACCCGGCAGATCGTCGAATTGCAGGTGGACCTCGTGCAGACCTCCTGTGGCTTCGGCGTGCCGCTCCTCGACTTCCGGGAGGACCGCGCGGCCCTGACCCGTCAGGCGGAGGCGTGGGGCGAGGAAGGGCTGCGGGACTACTGGGAGCGCGAACCTGCGGAGCGTCGACGGCTATCCCACGGGCCTGCTGGACAGGCTGGAAGATCAGGGCGGCCCGGCTCAGGACCCGAGTGCATAGCTTGACTTTCCGCGCATACCACGCTATTCTTTGTTCATCACCGCCCGAGAGGCGGGTTTTTTATTGCCGCCTCGCACCCGGCACACCCCTATCCTGCGGGGCATGACGGCGGAGACGACCTTCGGCACCACGCGGCCCCTCGACTGGCTGTGCCTGGCCCCCCACCCCGACGACGCCGAGATTGGGGCGGGGGGCACCCTGATCCGGCTGGCGCGGGCAGGGCGGCCCGTCGGCGTCCTCGAACTCTCGCGCGGCGAGCGGGGCACCCAGGGAACACCGGGGGAGCGCGCGGCGGAGTGCGTGGCGGCGGCGCGGATTCTGGGGCTGGCCTGGCGGGGCCAGCTCGGTCTGCCGGACGGGGAACTCACGGACACGCCGGGGGGCGCCCACGCCCTCGCCCGCGTGCTGCGCGAGGGGCGCCCCCGCGTGCTCGTCGTGCCGCACCACAAGGACCGTCACCCGGACCATTCCGGCAGCTATCACCTCGCCCGGCGGGCGCTGCACCTCGCCGCGCTGCGCAAGGCCGACCTGGGGGGCGAGCCGCACCGCGTCTCCCGGGTGCTGCTGTACCAGGGAAACGGGGACATCGCGGCGAACGTGCTCGTGGACGTGGGGGCCGTCATGACCGACTGGGAGGCCGCCATCCGCGCGCACGCGAGCCAGTTCGCGGGGGGCCACGTCTCCGAGACGGTCACCCCGGAGGTCGTGGAGCGCCGCCGCGCCCGCCTGATGTACTGGGGCACCCTCGCCCGGGTGCGCTACGCCGAGGCCTTCGAGAGCGAGGAACCGCTCCTGATCGAGCCCGAGGGCTGGTAGTCAGTGGGCGTGCGCCTCGGTCCGCAGGGCGGTGAAGCCCCGCGCCAGGTAGGCGGGCAGCGCCCGGGGGTGGTCGAGGGTGCAGGTGCTCAGCACGACCCGCCGCGCCCCCCACTGCCACGCCTCCCACGTGACGAGCGTGAGGAGGGCGCCGCCCAGCCCCTGTCCCACGAAGGAAGGGCGCAGGCCGAAGAGGCGCAGCTCCACGTCTCCCTCCGGCAGTCGCACGAGTTCGCCGTACCCGACCGTCTCCTCTCCCAGCGTGCCGAGCAGGGTGCGGGTGGTCGGGGCGAGGGCGTACCCGGCCCACTCCTCCCGCGTCCAGCCCCGGCGGTCGTGCCAGGCGTAGGGGCCGCCGACCTCGGCGTACAGGGTGGCGTTGACGGCGGGATCGCGCACCTCGCGCAGGGTGAGCCCGGGAAAGGTCGCGGCGGGGCGCAACTGGGCGGGGTCCTCCATCCGCAGGTGGGTGACGAGGACGGTCACGAGGTCTCCCCCTGGGGCAGGGAGCGCGTGACGAGGCGGCCCGGCAGGAGGTAGTAGCCCTCGGCGAGGAGAAACACGGCGGCGCCCAGCGTGAAGACCCCCGCCGGACCGAAGCTCGCCCAGAGGGCCCCACCGAGCACCGGCCCGACCGCGTACCCCAGCGCCTCGACCGCCATGACCGTGCCCCAGGCGGCGGCGCGGTGGCTCTCCGGCAGCACCCGGCCGACGAGCCCGTTCCA from Deinococcus aetherius includes:
- a CDS encoding pyridoxamine 5'-phosphate oxidase family protein, giving the protein MAKQFDRILPEHADFIARQHVFFTGSAAPEGRVNISPRGLDTLRVLGDRTVAYLDLTGSGNETAAHLRLSPRLTLMFCAFEGPPLILRLYGTGRALALGSSEFGAHAPAFTLLPGTRQIVELQVDLVQTSCGFGVPLLDFREDRAALTRQAEAWGEEGLRDYWEREPAERRRLSHGPAGQAGRSGRPGSGPECIA
- the bshB1 gene encoding bacillithiol biosynthesis deacetylase BshB1, encoding MTAETTFGTTRPLDWLCLAPHPDDAEIGAGGTLIRLARAGRPVGVLELSRGERGTQGTPGERAAECVAAARILGLAWRGQLGLPDGELTDTPGGAHALARVLREGRPRVLVVPHHKDRHPDHSGSYHLARRALHLAALRKADLGGEPHRVSRVLLYQGNGDIAANVLVDVGAVMTDWEAAIRAHASQFAGGHVSETVTPEVVERRRARLMYWGTLARVRYAEAFESEEPLLIEPEGW
- a CDS encoding GNAT family N-acetyltransferase is translated as MTVLVTHLRMEDPAQLRPAATFPGLTLREVRDPAVNATLYAEVGGPYAWHDRRGWTREEWAGYALAPTTRTLLGTLGEETVGYGELVRLPEGDVELRLFGLRPSFVGQGLGGALLTLVTWEAWQWGARRVVLSTCTLDHPRALPAYLARGFTALRTEAHAH